A genomic region of Klebsiella sp. RIT-PI-d contains the following coding sequences:
- a CDS encoding YncE family protein, with amino-acid sequence MSLRHRFAPRLRQSLLLTSLLLAGTFTAHAAEEMLRKPVGKGAYEMAVSAQENALWVATSQSRKTDKGGVIYRLDPVTLEVTQAIHNDLKPFGAAINNQTGTLWFGNTTNGAITAVDAKTGDVKGRLVLDARKRTESLRPLQPRELLVDEKTNTVYITGLGKESVVWVVDGKTMTLKTTINNTGAMGTGLALDADAKRLYVTNADGELVTIDTAGNKILSRKKLLDDGKEHMLLNLSLDVDGHRAFITDSKQPQVLVVDLRDGKVISTIDAPESLAVLFNPVRNEVYVTHRKAGKVSVIDAKTAKVVKTIDTPTFPNSLALSADGQTLFVTVKQASSREKEATQPDDVIRIAL; translated from the coding sequence ATGTCATTACGTCATCGGTTCGCGCCGCGCCTGCGCCAGTCGCTTTTACTTACATCCCTGCTGCTGGCGGGCACATTCACCGCCCATGCTGCCGAAGAGATGTTGCGCAAGCCTGTAGGTAAAGGGGCGTATGAAATGGCGGTCAGCGCGCAGGAAAATGCGCTGTGGGTTGCCACCTCACAGAGCCGTAAAACGGATAAAGGCGGGGTAATTTATCGCCTCGACCCGGTCACGCTTGAGGTTACGCAGGCGATTCATAACGATCTCAAACCGTTTGGCGCAGCCATCAACAATCAGACCGGTACGCTGTGGTTCGGTAATACCACTAATGGGGCGATTACGGCGGTGGATGCGAAAACCGGCGACGTGAAAGGGCGCCTGGTGCTGGATGCGCGTAAACGCACCGAAAGCCTGCGCCCGCTGCAACCGCGTGAACTGCTGGTGGATGAAAAAACCAACACCGTCTATATCACCGGACTGGGTAAAGAAAGCGTGGTTTGGGTAGTCGATGGCAAAACCATGACGCTGAAAACCACCATCAATAATACTGGCGCGATGGGTACCGGTCTGGCGCTGGATGCCGACGCGAAACGTCTGTATGTAACCAACGCCGACGGTGAACTGGTGACCATTGATACCGCAGGTAATAAGATCCTGTCCCGCAAAAAGCTGCTTGATGATGGTAAAGAACACATGTTGCTCAACCTGAGCCTGGATGTGGACGGTCATCGTGCCTTTATCACCGATTCAAAACAGCCGCAGGTGCTGGTGGTGGATCTGCGCGACGGCAAAGTCATCAGTACTATTGATGCACCAGAGTCGCTGGCCGTGTTGTTTAACCCGGTGCGAAATGAGGTCTATGTCACCCACCGTAAGGCCGGTAAAGTCAGCGTTATTGATGCGAAAACCGCAAAAGTGGTGAAAACCATTGATACCCCGACCTTCCCGAATAGCCTCGCGCTTTCAGCCGATGGGCAAACGTTGTTTGTTACCGTTAAGCAGGCGTCCAGCCGCGAAAAAGAAGCCACCCAGCCGGATGATGTGATACGTATTGCGCTCTGA